The Aspergillus flavus chromosome 6, complete sequence nucleotide sequence GTCACCAGAAACACTCCAAAGTATCGAACTCCATTGCCTTTGGCCAAGCCCATCAATGAAATACCCACCAGTTGCATCAAAGCGTTAACAATAAGGATTGGCCCTCGTAGCCGGTACTTGTCACCGAGCCAACCTTCAACAATCATGAGAATACAAGCCCATACGTATGGTGGTGCACTCAGATACTGTGATTCCCCGACGCTAAACCCCATACCATTGCGTAGGATCAATGGAAGAAAGTACCCGATGGCGTAGGTCACAGTCATCAGGCAACTAATCTTGCTGTCAGATTGTCTGTTGCCATGTTTGGAGGGGATTCAATACCAAAATATCAAACCGTAGCCCCAGAGCCGAATGTCCGCTGCATGTCGAAGAAAGTTCTTGACCGAGAAGTCCTCGGGCTCAGCATCGCCTCTGTCTCTATTCACCCGGCGGATGACAAAGGCGCACTCTCTTTCACTGAGAAATTTCCATGAACGATGTGCTTTGTCTGGGAAATCCACAAGCATCACAAATGCAAGAAAGCCTATAGCCAACGTGATCTTTCCGAGTTAGAATATTCCTAGGTCAGCCTTCATGTGCAGTAATTAGTGGGGTTATGCCAACAGACCACGCCTTCGATAATAAAGATCCATCTCCAACCTTCGAGATTCTCGATGCCGTCCATGTAGGTAAGTCCATATGCAAGAATGTTGGCAATTGCTTGTGAGAAGAGACCAATTGAGTAGAACAACGAAAATCTCTTGTGCATGTCGTCTGAGCCATGTTAGTGTCACTATATTTAGGGGATAGTCATCACTGATGCCACTTACATCTAGAATACCAGCATGACAATAGGTATACCACGCCGGGGAAATAGCCACTTTCAAAGGCTCCCATGAATGACCGCGCGATGAGGACATGCTTCCATGTTTTTGTAAATCCAATGCCCTAGAGGTTTTGTTAGCTATTATGTACCATACAGTGTGAATAACATACAATCGTGATGCCTCCCCAACACATAATCATTGTGGTCAGGAAGTTTCGTGGGCCAAACTTTCGAATTGTAGCGGTTGCGAATGGCTGGCAGAGTACATATGGTATGAAAAATATGAGCATTACCAAAGACTTTGCAAGACCGGTTAGACAAGACAAATCATGCTCTATCGGGGTCGTAAACTTACATAGCGATACCCTTCAGTCATCTTCAAATCCTCGTTCATTCTGAAACTATCAGTGACTTCCATGCGAAATTGGAACGCCAATAAGATAAATGAAATGAGTGGTTAGTGCGCAACTATCTTACCCTGCTATCGAGGCAGTCGAAGCATTAGATCTATCCATCAGGCTGATGCAGTACCCAAGTCCGGCGATAACAACAAGCCTCCGATCGACGCGGTGGACGATTGCTCTTTGCTCCTCGTAGGtatattcttcatcatcgtcaatgtTTGTCAGCTCATGCGCAAGCTTGTTAGTGGGAAAGCCTTTTTCGTTGGAATATGAAGCCATGATAGTTAGTATAATAAGGTCAGTAGTAACGAGAGATATCCAGGACTCAGTCGGTCTTTATAATAGCCATCCTTGGGTTCAGCACGGGCTAATCCCCGCAGATTGCCTCCTCACTTATCTATATGGAAGTAAAAGAGTTTAAGTGGCTATCACTGCATGAGTATAGAATTCTTGGAAGGATTAGGTTGGTCGGTTCGTGTGTGCTACTTCTGGAACCGAACCAACAAGGTGATGCTCCTCCCCACCCTTTACATTTGAAAGTGTCTCTGGATTTACAAGCATGGACCTTGCAACATGTTAGCAGATTCGATGCTCCATAGGCCACAGGCATTATTTGCAGTGGGAGAGAAGCAATCTTTTCAGGGGGGGGGGATGGGTGGGAAGCTCTACGTATGTCGGGCTACCCAAATGTGCAATGCTTCTCATCCAGATTCCCTATTCATCTCGGTGCTAGATTTAGTCGCCGTACTACTAGTATCAAACCTACAATAGCATAAGATAATCAGCAAATGGAAAAGACCCAAAATGCCGAGAAATCGCCCGCTTAATTACTCGGGTGTGATTTGACAGCCTTTCCGCTATCAAAGGGTGTACAAAACAGCCGGAAGGTACTATTCATATGTCATGGCTCGCAAATCGTATATTTAGTATTCACACCCCTTCGGGATTAGAAGGAGTGACTACTGTAGGTCACTACAGTCGAGGTAGTCAGTCTTATCCTATCTGAGGAAACAGTTGCTTCTACCTCAGACCGTTGATTTCAAACCTGCGAAGTGCGGAATGTTTAATCAAGATAGGGCATGCAATTGGTCCGCCAGATACTCTTCACAGAATCGTGGGTTTACATGTCATCAATTCTGGATTGAGACTAGGGCGCTTAGGTATGTCGATAAACACGTTCTATTGGTATATTTTGATTTCATAAAACAATCCTCCTAGTATTCCTCACAACCAGCGGGTCATACGTATAAAGGGTGAACAGTTCTACTATTGCTCGATATTTGGGTGCGGTGCTCATATTTAATGATGTTTACTAGATCAAGAATGAGTGTGCAAGACCTTGACAATGCGTTTGCATGACGATTAGGGAAAACCTTGGACGAAGGGGTATTTGGGTTTCGATAGTTCTCTATGGAGCACAGGCGCTCGGTGTGGAATTTCCGCACCACGGAAAGCAGTTccgctctctttctctttccatttccccttCCCTAACGCACTGACTCCTGTTACTGTGTCGGCTTCTTCCCCCTCATTCAGAATGTATTATGATCAATACAACATGTGGACCTACTGCCCGACTGgcttatcttcttcaatgtgATAAGACGCAGGATCATTCTCCAGGCATGAGATAAGGAGGCCGTTTGGTGACGAAGGCCCCATTCTCAACGATTATCGCTCTCTATCACTGGTTCTCTGCTAGTCTCGGGGTCCTTCCCGCCAAAGTGCGGAATTTATCGCTATCTTAGAATGCGGGGAATGGGGTACTATAGcactttccttctttttccataGAACTGGGCTTGATTTAAGTACATCCTGCCACTTAAATTGCCAGAATATATCTCCGTATGCTTGCAGCTGAACCGCCAGTTGTCAAGATTCAAGATCACTGCATCAACAAGAGCCATGTCAAGTTGTTCTATGGCGCTAGCAATCAAGGACTTATTCTCATAAAACGATCCAATTGGCCTCTTTGGGAAAAGGATTAATGGGtggtcttctttttttaaactcTTGAATTGATATAACGGACACCAATAGTGCCACTTAATGAAGTCCAGGGAAAGCTGTCTGTAGACGAAAAAGAGGGCATAGTCATACAGCCCTGATAATCTCATGGACTTCCGCTGAGTATAATATCTAAGCTAAAAACGGTAGTTAGTTGGTCTTTATAATAGGTCTTTTCTGTCTTGCTTTCTGTCATGGTCGTTATGGTCTTTTTCCACGGCTGCTATTCACCAGACAAGGAGCTTTGGGGCTAGGATGAGTCGATGACTGATAAAAAGTTCATACATCCCTTAAGCTGGAGGTTTACGCCACGTTGCGACACTAAACGCCCCCACATATAGTGGGCTACCTCACCGGCGTTAAAACAATGGTGGGAAACCTACGCAGCATAGCTTTTATTCTTGATCCTCCGAACTGACACCAAATCCAACAATAGGcataaaaagaagagaaaagaaaaaagggcaaCAAACGAAATTAGTCGTTAGCAGCAGGATGTGCCCATGAATGGAATTGATCACGAATATGAGAGTTCGCTACGGGTGTTATAAGTGATGATTAATATAGGAACCAATATACATAGTCAATccttaaccactcggccCCACTGACATTTATGATAAGTATCGATGGCAAAAGTTGTAACATATTACTTCTCGGCAGTCTAATAGGCTAACTAGTACCCAGTAGCAGTATACAAAGTAACCTATTCATCATCCCATCTAAAACTCTATTTCACTGAGATTTAGGTATCAAAATGTCGGTATCAAACTCAAGGGCTTCTGAGCACCGCGGTTCTTTGTGCATAATACTCGGCTCGTCTTGCGGTCCTGAACCGGCCTGGCAAGGCATCGCATGGCCGATCAGTCGGCTTGGAACAGCCTAATAAAGAGTTGCTGAGAGGGTGACTTGGGAACCGCTTGCTAAAAGAAGTTATCAATAATTAGTCAGTGTGATCGAGTAGTTCGGATCAGACTCAAACTATACCACATGGTATATTTGATCTATTCGTATGCGAAGGAACCCTATTACTCATGTTTATTCTATGTTGAGACTTGAAATGCAAGGCGAGTACCAGTATCCTGATCTTTGGTTACTTTGGCCCATGCTGGAGGGTATCTATTTCCCATGGGTGATAGATAGGTCCAGTGACTTATGATCATCGCTCCTTGTTTAAGACGTGTAAATCACGCTCTGCCTTGTTCCACAGCAAACACTGTATGTGTTGGGCCGCAAACCAAGATAGTATTTTTAGTATCCTTTGCATTGTAACCGCACACTTTGATGATCTGGTCCCTAACCTGGAGTGACGTCTCCCCCTTGGGTTTGAGATCGCCATAGCACCTTAGGAACATAGTTCCTATAATTCCGTGCGCAGTTGATATAAACCAGGATATTGCACATTTAAATTCAATTATGGACAGACCGTAATCGATATTCCCTTTATATAGCAGATTCCCGTCCAATCATCCGATTGAAGAGAAGGGCCTTGGGCTCAGCAGCTCGCCGACGTATCTGAGAGTCTGGCAATCTTTTTACGCCATGCGATCTATCAAATCCTCATAGAAGTAGAAATCGTTGTTTAATCTGCATAGGAGGTCTTAGCTACGTGACTATCTAACAAAGGCACGCGTAGGCGCGAGGCCGAATCGGGAATCCGCGGTCAACAGTGACgatctcttttcccttggaAAGATAAGGCCAAGGACTCGGTGATGTAGTAATGGAGGCTGTTCTTGGAACCATTGCGAATAACCACATTATGCCATCTAGATGGAGATCATGATGCCCTGTGTGATATAAATACGCTGATTCAAACGGCCTTTCATGGGATTGCACAGCACTGGGATGGTGTAGCAATAGCTTTACTGAACAGGCTTATTATAGTCATATCTTGGAAAGTATTCTAATACCCGATCCTGTGTTGGAGGACAAAGACGACATTTTGTATATAGAGATAATTTCCGTGGGGACTCATAGTAGGGATTATTATCAAACTCCAGTGCCTGGGTCTTATACTTCTGGAGCATATACACCCGGGGAGTAATGGCTTCAGGGCATATTAACCCGCAGCTCCTTGGCGCTGATTATGATTCATTAGCTCCGGTTTGAGCGATTTCGTGATGACCTCGTAGTCCCAAAACAGCAGTGCCTTATAGGAGGATAGTCCCAAGGACTGCTCGACTCTAATGCCTGGGCGCCATCGAGGGAGTATAGTTCCTTCCGGTACACATTCTATACCACTTGGTTTGTCTTAGAGAAAACTGCTCGCCACACTTTTCACAAACAGGGTCCGAATCAGATACTCATGTTTGCGAGTTGTGAGTTTGCGACAGTCATTGCACCAAATGACTGGCTCTCTACTCCCCGTGTGGGTGTGTAGTAGGAGCTTTCGATCGATGCCATTTGAGTCTCATCTCAACACGATTGTTTGTCGCACAAGGATGAATGAGGTCACATCTTCTAGGTCCTTTCTCGACTGATGAGCTCCCTTTCCAAAAAGGCCTTCCTTCCGACCAGCCCTTTTGTGTATAAACACATTGCGGAGAGCCACATTATTGGAGGCAAGTCATACAGGAGTGCAAATGACGAATATAGAGGTCCCGTAATCAGAAGATTACAGGTAGCTCGAACCCACGACACAGTTACTCACTGCATTGACTCGGGGTTGACGAAGTGTATAAGCCTCGTCAACAATCATTAACCCAAACCGGTCACACAATCGCCCTGGCCAATCAGTAGCCAGCTCTAGGGGTGGCTTCTTTGCATACTGCCGTCCCTTTGCCTGTCTTCTGGGCCTTTGCAAGATGGTGGCTCAACCTCGGTTTATTGGCCCCCGAGCGCTTCATATGCTAAATATGCGAACTTTTGGCGCTGAGAAAGCTCTCAAAGCCTAAAGGTTGCTGGGAGATTTGACTACAACTGTTAGCAAAAGGTCTCTAACCGAGGCAGCGATACATACCCAACACTGCCGGAATCTATGTTCCTACTGACGGCGGCTTCAAAAAGCTCCCTGATCGAGTATTCGCTGCCCTTTCCCGCTTCGAGACAATTGCAACAAGCACCGCCATAGAAAGCGACTCCTTGGGAATCAGCATGATAAATACTCTATATCTTGCTTCCAGAAATGTTCTTTGTCGTTCGAAAGGATAGAGGCCTTTGTCGCGTTGGAGGGCAAGACATTATATACGTTGCATCAGCAAACTGAGAGGACGTCTCCACaatgaggaaggagagattCAAACATCGATGGTGAGATCTCTGTAGATGAGAGAATCAAACGAGAGAAGAGTAGCTAATCACTCCTCCGGAGCACATGGGAATTTGCTATATAATGACAAACAGTCAGAACTGGTGGGAAAAGAATTTGATTCCATCAAGTATAGAGGTATTCATACTACCTAGAACAAAGGAATTGAGAACAAAGACATCGTGAATAAAGAAACTGGACGCTGACGCTAGACCTGGCGCTATCTTGCGTATTCCGTGAAGGTCAAGCTGGGTTGGGGAACTTGACTGGTTCTGGGGAGACAGATATATGAGCACTTATAGCAAGTActtataatttctagaaaatagGTGACATCGTGTTGAAGATTAATTCAAACGGTTGCATTTCTACTAAGCGGCTACTTGATTACTGAAATCACTCTTTATTACTTACTAGCTTTCTTAAATGTGTATAGAAGTTATTACTAACATTTTATCAACGGTATTCACTGAAATATGAAGTTTATTATACAACGGTTTGTCGTTCTTAAAGATAAAGTCGTGGCTCTATTGAGGAATTTTCAGTAATGGAACCCTACAAGTCTTGCAGGATCTTGTCCTGGCCCCGGTGATGGTAACGG carries:
- a CDS encoding major facilitator superfamily domain-containing protein; this translates as MASYSNEKGFPTNKLAHELTNIDDDEEYTYEEQRAIVHRVDRRLVVIAGLGYCISLMDRSNASTASIAGMNEDLKMTEGYRYSLVMLIFFIPYVLCQPFATATIRKFGPRNFLTTMIMCWGGITIGIGFTKTWKHVLIARSFMGAFESGYFPGVVYLLSCWYSRYDMHKRFSLFYSIGLFSQAIANILAYGLTYMDGIENLEGWRWIFIIEGVITLAIGFLAFVMLVDFPDKAHRSWKFLSERECAFVIRRVNRDRGDAEPEDFSVKNFLRHAADIRLWGYGLIFCCLMTVTYAIGYFLPLILRNGMGFSVGESQYLSAPPYVWACILMIVEGWLGDKYRLRGPILIVNALMQLVGISLMGLAKGNGVRYFGVFLVTGGVNASAPTALAYQAGNIRGQWKRAFSSAMMIGMGGIGGIAGSLVFRSQDAPEYYPGIYANLVASALIILLVLALSVCFVFANRKARRGSTLLEGSAEFRYTL